The proteins below are encoded in one region of Apostichopus japonicus isolate 1M-3 chromosome 4, ASM3797524v1, whole genome shotgun sequence:
- the LOC139966318 gene encoding sodium-coupled monocarboxylate transporter 1-like has protein sequence MSLYLSLIDFVVLLLFLLVSASFGVYHACRGGHQRSADEYLLADRSMHPIPVAISVVVSALSAVTYLGVPAEIYVHGPQYGIVVGNKLIVLFFVVFSFCPVLYRLKLTSINEYLEIRFNRHVRYLCAGIIISAFPIFMGISIYGPALALNAVSGLSLPGSIIVSGFVCTFYSTIGGIKAVMWADVFQSMIMLCGFLVTAIACCIQVGGLDEVFHINARDGRDTVFDFRIDPRVRHSFWAVFFGLGIQSASYIGCSQMIVQRYMTCRTLRQSQAAAGIGTSLMGLVELIAVITGVCMYAFYAGCDPVSSGKVSRADQLMVYIVVDLFENTPGVAGFIISAVFSSALSTTSSGINAIAAVVGYDVIKTQFPGIQGVKFTFVLKAVSVIFGLISILTAFLASIMGPILPLTLTIAGAFMSPIFGVFCLGIFFPWSNAKGALAGLICALATGIWLVIGSQMYPPVSEDPPLFTDQCDDILSMNGTTMMTSLVEPTTSATIQAVGGLPMIAQIYSLSYAYLAPLNTCITIFVGMIVSLLTGPTDIATLDPTLVSPLIRTVCCCKTRGRDDEIKMKETSGPIYELVETKLKGKRTEV, from the exons ATGTCTTTGTATTTGTCGCTTATAGACTTCGTTGTGTTACTCTTATTCCTGTTAGTATCTGCATCTTTTGGAGTCTATCATGCCTGCCGAGGCGGTCACCAGCGGTCCGCCGATGAATATCTTCTAGCTGATCGGAGTATGCATCCGATTCCGGTGGCTATATCAGTAGTAGTCAGTGCACTGTCGGCTGTTACATATCTGGGTGTACCGGCCGAAATCTACGTACATGGTCCCCAGTATGGCATCGTTGTCGGCAATAAACTTATTGTTTTGTTCTTCGTGGTGTTTTCGTTTTGTCCAGTTTTGTATCGCTTAAAATTAACCAGTATTAACGAATATTTGGAAATACGATTCAATAGGCATGTCAGGTATCTATGTGCTGGGATTATTATATCAGCGTTTCCTATCTTTATGGGGATATCAATATACGGTCCGGCTTTGGCGCTGAATGCCGTGTCTGGTCTGAGCCTTCCCGGCTCCATCATTGTGTCTGGCTTTGTCTGCACCTTCTATTCTACCATTGGTGGAATCAAAGCGGTGATGTGGGCAGACGTGTTTCAG AGTATGATCATGCTGTGTGGATTCTTAGTCACTGCTATTGCCTGCTGTATTCAGGTTGGTGGACTTGACGAAGTATTCCATATCAACGCACGTGACGGTCGCGACACTGTCTTTGATTTCCGTATCGACCCTAGAGTACGTCACAGTTTCTGGGCGGTCTTTTTCGGGCTTGGAATTCAGTCTGCATCATACATCGGCTGTAGTCAAATGATCGTTCAACGGTATATGACCTGCCGAACACTACGCCAGTCTCAGGCAGCCGCAGGAATCGGTACATCGCTGATGGGTCTGGTAGAACTTATTGCTGTGATTACCGGTGTTTGCATGTACGCCTTCTACGCTGGCTGTGATCCCGTCAGCTCTGGTAAAGTAAGTCGAGCTGACCAGCTTATGGTGTACATTGTCGTAGATTTGTTCGAGAATACACCAGGTGTAGCCGGATTCATCATTTCAGCTGTATTTAGTTCCGCGTTGAGCACGACATCTTCTGGCATCAATGCCATTGCAGCAGTGGTTgggtatgacgtcatcaaaacaCAATTCCCCGGAATTCAGGGGGTAAAGTTTACATTCGTTTTGAAAGCTGTGTCCGTTATCTTTGGTTTAATATCAATACTGACAGCGTTTTTGGCATCCATCATGGGCCCTATATTGCCTTTGACTCTAACAATAGCAGGCGCTTTCATGTCGCCAATCTTTGGCGTCTTTTGTCTTGGTATATTTTTTCCATGGAGCAACGCGAAAGGAGCTCTCGCCGGCCTGATCTGTGCCCTAGCAACCGGAATTTGGCTCGTGATAGGGTCACAAATGTACCCACCAGTCAGTGAAGACCCTCCACTCTTTACCGACCAATGCGACGACATACTAAGCATGAACGGGACAActatgatgacgtcattggtaGAACCAACAACAAGCGCTACGATACAAGCTGTTGGTGGTCTACCAATGATCGCTCAGATATACTCTTTATCGTATGCTTATTTGGCACCTCTTAACACGTGTATTACCATCTTTGTAGGAATGATAGTTAGTCTTTTGACAGGACCCACCGATATCGCAACATTGGATCCTACCTTGGTGAGCCCACTCATCCGTACGGTATGCTGTTGCAAGACCCGAGGACGTGACgatgaaattaaaatgaaagaaacaagtgGACCAATTTATGAGCTCGTAGAAACTAAACTGAAGGGGAAACGAACCGAAGTTTAG